The following are encoded in a window of Qipengyuania soli genomic DNA:
- a CDS encoding LacI family DNA-binding transcriptional regulator: MARRRQAVTIKHVAADAGVSLQTVSRVINNEPNVRPEMKERVQASIDKLGYVPSIAAQRMSGSRSYLILAINDRERTIADWQSRQGTDWVDQMLLGGMLTCAERGYRMLVELIDTHSDHVERELGAAIAALQPDGVIVTPPHSENPLITGLLAKKHIPFARIGSKEPGHGIALTMGDEHLAKLATEHLAGLGHRRIGFIAGSEEYSLADWRIDGWREAMENAGLEHEGLCQRGDFGFESGVRAARALLDLPDPPTAIIASSDQMTLAALEVAKERGLTVPDDLSLISFDNTPLVRFTSPPLTALDQPIAATAARAVELLIDEGRDYVSDTPVVIEGDLVIRGSTAAPKRR, translated from the coding sequence ATGGCACGGCGTCGCCAGGCGGTCACCATCAAGCACGTAGCAGCCGATGCAGGCGTGTCCCTGCAGACGGTAAGCCGCGTCATCAACAACGAACCCAACGTCCGCCCCGAGATGAAGGAGCGGGTGCAGGCCAGCATCGACAAGCTTGGCTATGTCCCGTCGATCGCCGCCCAACGGATGAGCGGGTCGCGATCATACCTAATCCTCGCCATCAATGACCGCGAGCGCACCATCGCCGACTGGCAATCTCGTCAGGGAACCGACTGGGTCGACCAGATGCTGCTGGGCGGAATGCTGACCTGTGCCGAGCGCGGCTATCGCATGTTGGTGGAGTTGATCGACACCCATTCCGACCATGTCGAACGCGAGCTCGGCGCAGCCATCGCAGCGCTTCAACCAGACGGGGTGATCGTTACTCCGCCCCACTCGGAGAACCCGCTCATCACCGGCTTGCTCGCGAAGAAGCACATCCCCTTCGCGCGGATCGGCTCGAAGGAACCGGGACACGGAATAGCCCTGACCATGGGTGACGAACACCTGGCAAAACTCGCGACCGAGCACCTCGCCGGTCTCGGTCACAGGCGTATCGGGTTCATCGCTGGATCCGAGGAATACAGCCTCGCGGATTGGCGTATCGACGGTTGGCGCGAAGCGATGGAGAATGCCGGACTGGAACACGAAGGACTCTGCCAGCGGGGCGACTTCGGGTTCGAGAGCGGGGTTCGCGCGGCCCGTGCACTCCTGGACCTGCCCGATCCGCCGACAGCCATTATCGCCAGCAGCGACCAGATGACCTTGGCGGCGCTCGAGGTTGCCAAGGAACGCGGCTTGACCGTTCCCGACGACCTATCGCTGATCAGCTTCGACAACACGCCGCTTGTCCGCTTCACCAGCCCGCCCCTGACCGCACTCGACCAGCCCATCGCGGCCACCGCTGCACGCGCAGTGGAGCTGTTGATCGACGAAGGTCGGGACTATGTTTCGGACACTCCGGTCGTCATCGAAGGCGACCTTGTCATCCGCGGATCGACTGCTGCGCCGAAACGCAGGTAG
- a CDS encoding glycoside hydrolase family 3 protein, protein MKVWLLASAAGLAVAGCSPGPTTIASAPPPAENHTPVAYAANWPEAHSPAAITDAATEAAIDALIAKMTLAQKVGQVIQADISAIQPDDLRKYPLGSILAGGNSGPNGNDRASAAEWDALVRAFRKVSMEPRTDGVAIPILFGVDAVHGHNNIPGATVFPHNVGLGATHDPELIGRIGAVTAAEIAGSGIEWTFAPTLAVPQDGRWGRAYEGYSSDPAIVAAYSAEMVRNLQGPLVAGKPLADDKVAATAKHFLADGGTEKGQDQGDARISEAELVRIHNAGYPPAIDAGTLTVMASFSSWNGAKHHGNKSLLTDALKGRMGFEGLVVGDWNAHGQVPGCEPTDCPQALEAGLDLYMAPDSWKGLYENTLKRAEAGEIPKDRLEDAIRRILRVKFKLGLMDGQPDTRGNLSVIGSPAHLAVAREAVAKSLVLLKNEGSALPVKPGAKVLVTGPGADDMAMQSGGWTIGWQGTDVTKADFPNGQTIWEGLSQAVRDVGGQAALSKDGSFSQKPDVAIVVFGETPYAEFQGDRPHLDFTGEGLATIEALKAKGIPVVSVFLSGRPLFVGPEMDASDAFVAAWLPGSQAGSGIAEVLVAGSNGRTKRDFTGTLSFAWPAGCEPGAETLFPLGFGGSYTAKPTVPALATTCSLSGGSRGDGFAVYDRGLQSGIWAFTGDTGLVNLVGSGPGFKATAFDIAAQEDARRLTWTAPASLQLRWDAQELPQTAALKMRVSVAKAPAAAITLKALGDKAKGPLDLTPTMKLVEGKGMRDIEIPLACIADGAVTGVEIASAGAFVFELETIAVVPQAAQMDCTGPF, encoded by the coding sequence ATGAAGGTTTGGCTGTTGGCATCTGCGGCAGGTCTGGCAGTGGCCGGATGCAGTCCGGGTCCGACCACCATTGCGAGTGCCCCTCCCCCTGCGGAAAACCACACTCCGGTCGCCTATGCGGCCAATTGGCCAGAGGCGCACAGTCCCGCCGCGATTACAGACGCAGCTACCGAAGCGGCCATCGACGCGTTGATCGCGAAGATGACGCTGGCACAGAAGGTCGGACAGGTCATCCAGGCCGACATCTCCGCGATTCAGCCGGACGATTTGCGGAAATACCCGCTTGGTTCGATACTCGCGGGCGGCAACAGCGGCCCGAACGGCAATGATCGGGCTTCGGCTGCGGAATGGGACGCGCTGGTCCGCGCCTTTCGCAAGGTTTCGATGGAGCCGCGTACGGACGGCGTGGCGATCCCGATCCTGTTCGGCGTCGACGCAGTCCATGGTCACAACAATATTCCCGGCGCGACGGTCTTCCCCCACAATGTCGGCCTTGGTGCCACGCACGATCCCGAACTGATCGGCCGCATCGGTGCGGTAACCGCTGCCGAAATCGCCGGTTCTGGCATCGAATGGACATTCGCTCCCACCCTCGCCGTGCCGCAGGACGGGCGCTGGGGGCGTGCCTATGAGGGCTACAGCTCGGATCCGGCCATCGTCGCAGCATACAGTGCGGAGATGGTCCGCAACCTCCAGGGACCGCTGGTCGCGGGCAAGCCGCTGGCTGACGACAAGGTTGCCGCGACAGCCAAGCACTTCCTCGCCGACGGGGGGACCGAAAAGGGCCAGGACCAGGGCGATGCGCGGATTTCCGAGGCCGAACTCGTCCGCATCCACAATGCCGGCTATCCGCCGGCGATCGATGCCGGCACGTTGACGGTCATGGCCAGCTTCTCGAGCTGGAACGGTGCCAAGCACCACGGCAACAAGTCCCTGCTGACCGACGCGCTCAAGGGCCGGATGGGGTTTGAGGGCCTCGTCGTGGGTGACTGGAACGCGCACGGCCAGGTACCGGGCTGCGAGCCGACCGACTGCCCGCAGGCGCTCGAAGCCGGTCTCGATCTCTACATGGCGCCCGACAGCTGGAAGGGCCTGTATGAGAACACGCTCAAGCGCGCCGAGGCGGGCGAGATCCCGAAGGATCGGCTCGAGGACGCCATCCGCCGCATCCTGCGCGTCAAGTTCAAGCTCGGCCTGATGGACGGCCAGCCCGACACCCGTGGCAACCTGTCGGTCATCGGTTCGCCTGCGCACCTCGCCGTTGCCCGTGAAGCAGTGGCAAAATCGCTGGTCCTGCTGAAGAACGAAGGTTCTGCGCTTCCGGTCAAGCCAGGCGCCAAGGTACTGGTTACCGGCCCTGGTGCCGATGACATGGCCATGCAGTCGGGTGGCTGGACCATCGGATGGCAGGGCACCGACGTCACCAAGGCGGATTTCCCTAACGGACAAACCATCTGGGAAGGCCTTTCGCAGGCGGTCAGGGACGTTGGCGGACAAGCTGCGCTGTCGAAGGACGGGAGCTTTTCGCAAAAGCCGGACGTCGCCATCGTCGTCTTCGGCGAGACTCCCTATGCCGAATTTCAGGGCGATCGCCCGCATCTCGACTTCACCGGCGAAGGCCTCGCCACGATCGAGGCGCTGAAGGCCAAGGGTATTCCGGTGGTCTCGGTCTTTCTCTCCGGGCGCCCCCTGTTCGTCGGCCCGGAGATGGACGCTTCAGACGCTTTCGTCGCCGCATGGCTGCCCGGATCGCAGGCCGGTAGCGGCATCGCCGAGGTGCTCGTCGCAGGGTCGAACGGCCGCACCAAGCGCGATTTCACCGGCACGCTGTCCTTTGCCTGGCCCGCCGGATGCGAGCCCGGCGCAGAAACACTTTTCCCGCTCGGCTTCGGCGGCTCCTACACCGCCAAGCCCACCGTCCCCGCGCTTGCCACCACATGCTCTCTCTCCGGTGGTTCTCGCGGGGACGGTTTCGCTGTCTACGACCGCGGGTTGCAGTCGGGCATCTGGGCATTCACGGGCGATACGGGCCTCGTGAACCTTGTCGGGTCGGGACCGGGTTTCAAGGCGACAGCCTTCGACATCGCGGCCCAGGAAGACGCCCGCCGCCTGACCTGGACGGCTCCGGCATCGCTGCAACTGCGTTGGGATGCACAGGAATTGCCCCAGACCGCCGCACTCAAGATGCGCGTATCGGTCGCGAAGGCACCTGCTGCCGCAATTACGCTGAAGGCGCTGGGCGACAAAGCCAAGGGCCCGCTCGACCTCACCCCGACGATGAAGCTGGTCGAGGGCAAGGGTATGCGCGATATCGAAATTCCGCTGGCCTGCATCGCCGACGGCGCGGTAACCGGGGTCGAAATCGCCAGCGCAGGCGCATTCGTATTCGAACTGGAAACGATCGCCGTCGTGCCGCAGGCTGCGCAAATGGACTGCACCGGACCGTTCTAA
- a CDS encoding TonB-dependent receptor, whose translation MSRKALGVAARSRRIAALTTASGLALVAAQPAFAQQADDTDEETTTEAPADGNVIVVSGYRQSLLTAQSIKEKADTVVDVITAEDIGALPDRSVAETLQRVPGVNIGRFEKTSDPTRFSVEGTGVIIRGLPYTRSELNGRDIFSANGGRVLSFEDVSPELVGRVEVYKNSTADMIEGHIAGMVNLVTRKPLDNPGFHVAGSVEANYGDLREKWSPTFNILGSDTFETGAGTFGLQFSYSNSKLKSRTDATQVIDSCYRPADLSGGCYRVYPINSGGFNDEPNFTPDEFPPANSVLVPQYAGVRSTTLDRDREAFSGVAQFETLDGGLKMTLEYLRSKTSFFTEEFALIGRIDDGVSTNNPRPGTEYQFDSNGHFQSGILTQNVGNAYATPFGLGGIPMDSLRFLRDTDSVTQDISLDTEMEFTDRFRGKVEMQYVNSKLNRDSVFGAMSTWADIGIDLTGDTPEVQFLAPVGAPADYFSSGYYTYYWFGLDSREKNNGELFSLAGDFEYDVSDDGFFRKATFGARWAARDRVNRNTNFSTWGNLSAPWAGRGGCLPWGEGPGCFSGPGPYVPDWSGFTPGRFYTGLPGQEFAIAGGAFTDEFPNYSQLRSPFGDNFQRGQAATPIQDGAAYFYGGDDFLQDYLDGVTDQEWEQITNFALSPERFNLGVNGRSRTLLDGTTVQCDPFCPAEISDVTEITSAAYARLDYGLDMDNGWSIAGNIGLRYVRTKVGNNSLLAFPDPGQFDSIANGGNGDGVVQVSEIDALCASPLPPGQQRLYCGLTGARQAEFASLHTGELIRDTRDIKFDHWLPAFNIRLDTGKGLVLRGAVSKGISRPDLNLFNAGGVLGFSGRVDSGPLLSVSTGNRGLRPIESWNYDVSAEWYFSAVGSLTAAFFVKDITGIIQTGTGLVNYTSPSGLSQDVIISGPANDLSGTLKGVELAYQQTYDFLPGLLSGLGAQLSYTYVDASDFITPNISSIGSPSVNSSGGPLNGGAFVGETPNSGTSKHTVNATVFYEKGPISARAAYNWRSAFLVTPRDDLFPFSPTFQEAGGQLDASLFYSVNENIKLGVQGVNLLDEVTKLSTLVDYNGTRVLSAAFRNDRRYTFIARFSF comes from the coding sequence ATGTCTCGGAAAGCTCTTGGAGTTGCCGCGCGCTCGCGCCGCATCGCCGCACTCACCACTGCATCGGGCCTCGCGCTCGTCGCGGCCCAGCCCGCGTTTGCCCAACAGGCGGACGATACGGACGAGGAAACCACGACCGAGGCGCCGGCTGATGGCAATGTGATCGTCGTCAGCGGCTATCGCCAGTCGCTGCTGACAGCGCAGAGCATCAAGGAAAAGGCAGATACGGTCGTCGACGTCATCACGGCAGAAGACATCGGCGCTCTTCCCGACCGCTCGGTCGCCGAGACGCTGCAGCGCGTTCCGGGCGTCAACATCGGTCGCTTCGAGAAGACGTCCGACCCGACGCGTTTCTCGGTCGAAGGCACGGGCGTGATCATCCGCGGCCTTCCCTACACCCGTTCCGAACTCAACGGTCGCGACATTTTCTCCGCAAACGGCGGCCGCGTCCTGAGCTTCGAAGACGTCTCGCCCGAACTGGTCGGCCGCGTCGAGGTCTACAAGAACAGCACGGCGGATATGATCGAAGGTCATATCGCGGGCATGGTGAACCTCGTCACCCGCAAGCCGCTAGACAACCCCGGCTTCCATGTCGCCGGCTCGGTCGAAGCCAACTATGGCGACCTGCGCGAAAAGTGGTCGCCGACCTTCAACATCCTCGGTTCGGACACGTTCGAGACCGGCGCCGGTACCTTCGGCCTCCAGTTCAGCTACTCGAACTCGAAGCTCAAGAGCCGCACCGACGCTACGCAGGTGATCGATTCCTGCTATCGCCCGGCCGACCTCAGCGGCGGTTGCTATCGCGTCTATCCGATCAACTCGGGCGGCTTCAACGACGAGCCCAACTTCACGCCGGACGAGTTCCCGCCGGCAAACTCGGTTCTGGTCCCGCAGTACGCGGGCGTCCGCTCGACCACGCTCGACCGCGATCGCGAGGCATTCTCGGGCGTCGCCCAGTTCGAAACGCTGGACGGCGGTCTGAAGATGACCCTCGAATACCTGCGTTCGAAGACGAGCTTTTTCACCGAAGAATTCGCTCTGATCGGCCGCATCGACGACGGCGTGTCCACCAACAATCCGCGTCCCGGTACCGAGTACCAGTTCGACAGCAACGGCCACTTCCAGAGCGGCATCCTGACCCAGAACGTCGGCAACGCCTATGCAACGCCGTTCGGTCTCGGCGGCATCCCGATGGATTCGCTGCGCTTCCTGCGTGACACCGATTCGGTCACCCAGGACATCTCGCTCGACACGGAAATGGAATTCACCGACCGCTTCCGCGGCAAGGTCGAGATGCAGTACGTCAACTCGAAGCTCAACCGCGACTCCGTCTTCGGCGCGATGAGCACCTGGGCCGACATCGGCATCGACCTGACCGGCGATACGCCGGAGGTCCAGTTCCTCGCTCCGGTCGGCGCGCCCGCTGACTACTTCTCGAGCGGGTACTACACCTACTACTGGTTCGGCCTCGACAGCCGCGAGAAGAACAATGGCGAATTGTTCAGCCTCGCGGGCGATTTCGAATACGACGTCAGCGACGACGGCTTCTTCCGCAAGGCGACCTTCGGTGCCCGCTGGGCGGCCCGCGACCGCGTCAACCGCAACACCAACTTCAGCACCTGGGGCAACCTTTCAGCTCCTTGGGCCGGTCGCGGTGGATGCTTGCCCTGGGGTGAAGGCCCGGGCTGCTTCTCGGGCCCCGGTCCCTATGTGCCCGACTGGTCGGGCTTCACTCCGGGCCGCTTCTACACCGGTCTGCCTGGCCAGGAATTCGCCATCGCCGGCGGCGCGTTCACCGACGAGTTCCCGAACTATTCGCAGCTGCGTTCGCCGTTCGGCGACAACTTCCAGCGCGGCCAGGCGGCGACCCCGATCCAGGATGGTGCAGCATACTTCTACGGCGGCGACGACTTCCTGCAGGATTACCTCGATGGCGTGACAGACCAGGAGTGGGAGCAGATCACCAACTTCGCCCTGTCGCCCGAGCGTTTCAACCTGGGTGTCAATGGCCGGTCTCGCACGCTGCTCGACGGCACGACCGTCCAGTGCGATCCGTTCTGCCCGGCCGAAATCTCCGACGTGACCGAAATCACTTCGGCGGCCTATGCCCGTCTCGACTACGGTCTCGACATGGACAACGGCTGGTCGATCGCGGGTAACATCGGCCTGCGTTATGTCCGGACCAAGGTCGGCAACAACTCGCTGCTCGCCTTCCCCGACCCCGGCCAGTTCGACTCGATCGCGAACGGCGGCAACGGCGACGGCGTCGTGCAGGTATCGGAAATCGATGCCCTGTGTGCATCGCCGCTCCCGCCGGGACAGCAGCGCCTGTATTGCGGCCTCACCGGGGCACGTCAGGCGGAGTTCGCTTCGCTGCACACGGGCGAACTGATCCGCGACACCCGCGACATCAAGTTCGACCACTGGCTCCCGGCCTTCAACATCCGTCTCGACACCGGCAAGGGCCTGGTGCTCCGCGGCGCCGTGTCGAAGGGGATCTCGCGTCCGGACCTGAACCTCTTCAACGCCGGTGGCGTGCTGGGCTTCAGTGGTCGCGTGGATAGCGGCCCGCTGCTTTCCGTCTCGACCGGTAACCGCGGCCTGCGACCGATCGAGTCGTGGAACTACGATGTGAGCGCGGAATGGTATTTCTCCGCCGTCGGCTCGCTTACCGCAGCCTTCTTCGTCAAGGACATCACCGGGATCATCCAGACGGGTACCGGCCTGGTGAACTACACCTCGCCGAGCGGTCTGTCGCAGGACGTGATCATCTCGGGTCCGGCGAACGACCTGTCGGGCACGCTTAAGGGTGTCGAGCTGGCCTACCAGCAGACCTACGACTTCCTGCCGGGCCTGCTAAGCGGTCTGGGCGCACAGTTGTCGTATACCTATGTCGATGCTTCGGACTTCATCACTCCGAACATCTCCAGCATCGGTTCGCCTTCGGTGAACTCGAGCGGTGGCCCGCTGAACGGCGGTGCCTTCGTGGGAGAAACGCCGAACTCGGGTACTTCGAAGCACACCGTCAACGCGACTGTGTTCTATGAAAAGGGTCCGATCTCGGCTCGCGCCGCCTACAACTGGCGCAGTGCCTTCCTAGTGACGCCGCGCGACGACCTCTTCCCGTTCTCGCCGACTTTCCAGGAAGCCGGCGGCCAGCTGGATGCCTCGCTGTTCTATAGCGTCAACGAGAACATCAAGCTCGGCGTCCAGGGCGTGAACCTGCTCGACGAGGTGACCAAGCTGTCGACCCTGGTCGATTACAATGGCACCAGGGTGCTCAGCGCGGCGTTCCGCAACGACCGTCGCTATACCTTCATCGCACGCTTCTCCTTCTAA